The genomic interval ACGTGCATATCTGCAGGACACGTGCACGGGCGCACATGCACTGTTACGGTACCCGCCATAATCAGGTTGGACCACATGGCTTAGTACcaatttaataatgataatatttattcAGGCAAACTTGGAAAGCATGTCAGTACAATGCATTATATCACACAAGGTTACATGATATtatcaacatttcattaataaataataatgaacaaataggtatatatagtatcaaATAAATGTTGGTGTATTATCACAGTTACTTCTTTGTCTGATCCGAAAATAAGATGGTGAATAGGCGACTATCTTGAactttgacaactgaagtttttTACTACTATTTTACACAAAAAACTTATTGGAttggatctttctcagatttcacaTGTAGACTCCctttggtccttagttgtgcatattgcattttgggactcactggaaaacaacatggccgacaggcatcCATCTTGTATTCTGACATGGGCCTcttttataaaacatacatctaTTCAAAAACTAAACTTTGTTTGAAATTCACTTTTTTATTGCAGATTCATCAAATTTGACGAAGTCTTCAAAATCTTATGGTCCTATTTCTGACTTAATACCCAGAAAATATCACAGGCACATCAGCAGGGATATCTTAAGAAGtcatgtgtgtaataatgaTGAAGATGCAGATGAACTTCAGAAAAAGATCAGCCCAGCAGACATCCCTGTCATTGTGTTCGACACATCAAAACCAATCTTCCCCAAGGTTAGGGAGACTTTAAATGAGCAGGGGGAGGTTGCAGTGCAGGAAATGGCACCATGGCTAATAAATTTATTAGTAGATTGGTGTCATTTTGATAGCTTTATTTGCAGAAAAGAAACAGAAGGTAATAGTACTTTTACTTTTTgatcaatctgattaaaatcatctAATTGTGGCTTTTACATATTTTCAGATTGCCTGAACATCTTTGGTGCTGcctttgaaataaaacaactgTGGGAGTTGAGAGGGCAATATTTTGCTTATGAGTAACTGTGAGTCTATGCTGTACCCATGGCATCTGCATTTTAGTCCCATCCCAAATCATTATTGCTGgaatattttgcattttttttctcacatTTATCACATGTGGACttaatgtttttaatataaaaaagatCAGCATATTATACTAAGTTCTGAAATATTGTGTTGAAAGTAAGAATTGTCTCCCCCTATTGTGTTGGGGGGGAGAGGGAGGTaaggattatctccctttctttatTTGGTCTAGCccaagttttctctggccctgtcaccatatctggtgtagggctagagcgcactactatatgaaaaggGGCCGCGgttgccgagtggttaaggtgtcctgacactttaccactagccctccacctctgggttgcgagtttgaaacctacgtgaggcagttgccaggtactgaccgcaggccggtggtttttctctgggtactccggctttcctccaccttcaaaacctggcacgtccttaaatgaccctggctgttaatagaacgttaaacaaaaacaaacaaactaaatgaaaacgtggaattatccgacaccgtttggtgtcggTAGGAATCTGGTgtcaatacaataaaatcgtgAGTGACATAACACTTACCTTACTTATATGgatcaatgaaatatttatttagagATGAGATATTTCGTTTTCGCTCCATCGACCTCTGATTAGAGTAATTGGGCCGACTGTgacctacatacatgtagttagcaatatggcgtcgagtcaagtatgaaattttgattaGCTTAAAGCGaaggtctatacggacggaataaaacacctagacgggactaaatgggtgttctggggtaaataaatatctcgattttattgtatatacaccATATTCTTacgacaccaaacggtgtcggataattccacattttcatatagtagtgcgctctggccctacaccagacatggtgacagagccagagaaaactcgggctatattTGGTCTTGACATATTTTGACCGAGACCTAAGTATGGTTCAACTGAGCTCATATACAGCAAAGTATAAACCTAAAATGAAGAAGAGAACCCTATCGCTACTAGTAGAAAAGCGCAAAGATCATGCGATCATCTATGTTTagaagccaaaacaaactgtttaagagacagtgggaaacctgaaaataagacattgaattcaaaattcaaaaacaaatatgtaacaacaacaagaaacttacatataaaaatatatatgactacctaaagagggagcctccccgtggcggtggttgggaatgttgtgtctctggatacaatagctaataccctcaaaacaattaaaaaaaataaaaaaaatatgttttaaatgtaacAATCAGTCCCTGAAGAATACATGACCATGTCAGatattgaaatcaaaacaaaacaaaaataattttaaaattctaaaaaaataatataattattataaaaaatttaatatttaatttgaagttaaattcatgttgaatttgaaaaacagctttactaactaatcacaaatataactgtcaacaagtgtgtcaaattttaagagaatTTGCCAAAAAATATGGATTtgccaaataaaaacatggatttcagggcctatcatattaggaccgagaccacaattggcttcgctatatgtttcattgtaacattaaaattcataataaattcccaaaatctcatatgcaactttccatctcacctgcccaagaccaacatctgagaagcaaaatataaaagtttcaacccagcatgttgggcattttctggagatagctcTCAAAATGTGTCACAAACGTGgattataatataaacatccttgtcaggggtagaggtcaaatcaggacgtatcacacagggtcctggagcacataataaatgattaatattattattttacatcacaaaacccaGATTGACATCTCTtctataaatccacattaaattcatcaacaaaaatcaagttcaaagaggcatttgattggttttcctgaaataaatacatttttgaggggactttATTCGTGGGGTCTGAACCCTGACATTGTGGTTCGGTAAGGATTGTCTCCCCCAACTGTGCAGGGTCCTAACATATTATTGCGGTGGGTAACTTGTGTGTCCCTCTACTCTATTGGGTCCTGACTTATTATGGTGCTATCAAATTGATACGTCAGCATCTGCAGTTTAGAAAGACTGCATTGCACTGAAAACATAGGTGTCACACTGATTGGCTTATCTCAGGGGTCATCTGAACATAACTTGGAACGTGATACCAACAGATGTTCGGGCATATAGTAACAGGGTAACAAAGCCATAGAACatgattttaatcagactgactCCTGATTCTTCTAATTGGTTTTGTCTGTGCTATGACTTACGAAACATTGAAGATGTCTTGATGAAACATGCATTAAACTTGCATCTCCTTAAACTGATATGCCATACAATGCTGTTAAGgcattttgaccttgacctgcagGTCAAAGATGACCTTCATTTAAAGTCTCACAGCTTACTTATGcctaatattttgtttaacaacAATTCATGAAAATATGTTCATTTGATAGCATTGAATTTCAGTTTAATATTATGCACATTTCAACTGGCTGAAAGAAAGGGCTAGAAACAACATAGACCTGAGGCGACTgaaaggcccatgggcctcttgtttttctgATTATTTAATTATGGCACCTTGAACTTTCAGGTCACACAAGTGAGACAGCCATGCATGCATCGCCGATGCCATTGGTCTCAATTCCACTTACTAGTAAGTGGTGCAAGGGTGCTGTTACTTCTCTCATCGAGCTATATAGGAAAGAGGAAGCAAAGTTTAACAAGCCTTCGACCAAAAAGAAGATGGTTTGGCAAATTATTGCTCGGCAAGTGAATGAACGGGGGTTCAACTTTAGTGCATCCCAATGTGAACAAAAGTGGAAAAACTTGACCAAAGCCTACCGGGACTGTATTGACCACAACAAGCGAAGTGGAAACGATCGTAAGGAATGTCCCTATTTTAAAGATCTAGAAGAATGTTACGGCTATAAACCCAATGTTAGACCTGTGTTCACATTAGGAACCGCAAGCACTAGCACTGGAAATGACAAACCTGCCAGTACTGCTGATATGTAACACAACCCAATGGCATAGATCTATTGTGGCTGTCAGATTATAAACTCTGACAATGTTAGAAATTTTAAACTTAAATCTGAATGTTTtgtaatcactgaaatatctttacaaatatgggaaacctgtctgtataactTTCACTGTTGCATCATTTGATGAAGCATAATGCTGTATATAATCACTTTTCAATTCtgttcttttcacaataaaaATCTCACCACACTCTGTCCATCAATATGGTAGTGTAGTTAaggaattttattttgttactttttgtaCTGACTGCTCTATGTTTTAccttatctttttaaaaatgtgttaaaactaTAATTGTATATCTGGTATAATTATTATACCATTTTACAGGCGCATCTGCAGCTACTGATGATGaaagcaatacatgtatacgagGATGCAGTAGCAGCACACCAGACAGTCCCCTTGGATTGAAGAAAAAAGGAGTTCGCTCGGAAGTTTTAACAATGCTAAGAGAAATACAAAAGGAGCAGAAGGAATTTATAGCTTTGTTAAAAGACCAGCATACTGAAAGGATGTCGATAGAGAAAAAAAAGTGGAGCTTTTGTCGAAGTTAGTAACAGCAATTTCTAAAGAATAAGCAAATTGTGTCTTATTTTCGGGTTGGATTAAGAATTTTATCAGGGGCAAGCTGGTGCTATAGTTATCCTCTTCATTTGTGTTACATGCTGttgaattattttgatatgaagatacttttgtttcttttatatcATTGTTAAGTTTATGAAGATACTTTTGTTTCTATTGTTAGATTAAGTTTGACTGttgttgatttttatttttcaagtttaaTATGATTGTTAAAAATACTTCATGAACATACTTCTGAATATAAATTATTGTTGAGTTTGGGCTGTTGATTTCTTTTGAAGATACATTTGTTTTTTAAGTTTGATTTGTATTAGTAATGTTATCTTGTTTGCTTAATATGATTTGCTTTTTTTTGGAGGTACtctttttcttttgtaaaattTGTTAGATTATTGTAAGCTTATTATGACAGTAACTGTtattttttcatgaatctgATTTGATCTGTTTTTGTGTCATTTTTAGCCCACTATCTGATGAttgtgggctattcaaatcgccctgtgtCCGTGGTCTGTCATCCCTCCGTCTGTTCGtaaaacaattcttgttatcgctttttctcagaaagtactgaaggggtctttctcaaatttcatatgtaggttccctttcttccctagtaatgcatattgcatttttggacctgTCAactcggaaaacaacatgaatGGCAACCAccttggatttgacaattgaagcaTGTTATCGCTATATTgcagaaggtactgaaggaatctttctcaaattttctatgtaggttcccctttgtccctcgtattgcattttgggaccaatctgaaaacagcatggccaacagacagtcattatcgctaaatctcaattttatatataggttccccttgtttgaaaagtacgAGAGGAGTGTTTCTCAAAGTAACACAGATTAGTAACAGGaaggggaaaatagagagatcaatctgacatggaacctataaagatcattcaatggtgggcgccaagatccctctgggatctcttgttgaaatattgttatatttgatattgttgttgatgttttgttaTGAAAAAGAAGTTTAAATTGATTACATATTTATTCAGAACTTGTCTTGTGTGATTTTTAACAACATAAACTGTTCCCTTCTCCAAGAACAGTATAGGAACTTAACCCAGAGTTCAGTTCTGCACACAAAacaatttaaagattttgaaCAATGATTGTTCTTTTTTCCTCTGCGTTGGTGGCTCCATTCATAACTTCCACAGAAGCATTTGTGTCTTCTTCGATGCCCTCCTCAATGTATTGGGTACCGTCATCACCATGTTTAAGACAAAGTTGATGAAGTACACAATAACTCAGAATCACCTTAACTATTCTCTCGTTCTGCATATCTAGATATTTCAAGCTACGGAATCTTCCCTTTAATGCCCCAAAGGTACGCTCAATCACCATCCTTGTACTGCTCTGTAGGTAATTATAGCAACGTTGTCTTGCCTGAAGATTGCCGTAATCTTTGAATGGCGTCATCATCCATGTCTCAAGACCAAACGCAGCATCTCCTATCAAATGGGTATTGTGCGGAAACACCTGATCAGGGTCATTCTGAATCCGATGATACAGATTACTGTTTTTGAACACTCTTGAGTCGTGGACAGAACCTGGCCAACCACTATGGACATCCAATATGTTCATGTTTGAATCACACACAGCCTGTAAATTTACAGACGGGAAGGACTTTCGGTTAATATAATTTTCTGGGCAATATTTGGgtgtttttatttggatttgaCTGCAGTCTATGGCGCCTATCACACCAGGAAAATGTTTAAGTGCTTTAAATCCTTTCACAACTTCAGATACATGTTCACCCTGTGGCCATTTGATATATTTAGGCATCAACTCTTCGCACATGATCGAAGAAAGCCTTTCAACAATGTTGAACACGGTATACTCGCACACTCGAAACTTGTCAGCTATGGTTTGTAGTGTCATTTGACTGGacacatattttataaatatcaataattgttttcccatcGGTATGACAGTTTTCCCCTTGTGTTTTAAAAGAATGTCTGTCATAGCTGCATGCGTTTCCCTGTCCATACGGAATCTTTTTCGAAAGCTCTCGTCATTGTAATGCGGAAGTATTTCTTCAACATAATTTGGGATTCGGGGGATTTTTGTGCGTTCGGGAGGTATTAACGCTTCAAATACTGCCACCGTTCTCTTATAAGTCCAGCAACAACAGCATTCTCTCTATCGTCATAGAGGTTTTACAATGTATCAGTTAGAACTGAAGCAATTACCACTTTCTCTCTCAACGACaccatattgaaaactagaaCCTTTGCATTTGTTTGTCAAGagcaaaccagttttagtttacaaACCGGTTTGAAAACTaggtttaaaccataaacccaaacctaaaccagtttatttgcaacaaatttgccccatatttgggttagaatcctcgcgatagttcttcgagaagtatcatggcggatcacggagacaactccgagcagcatgatatcagaatatgcgaattaaagatttctagattagacggtaggctaatacattgcaaaattgtattagaaatgtttaattatacgaactattcctccaaagttaaacgatatccgctatttgtagcattttcgaggttcactgttttgctacattacgagcaatgggagggaatcgtagctctgacgacgaccatctgtcagaaattgtccgtccgtcgtccagagctacgttatcgcagctagggGGTCGACTGCTCGATATACGTATCTCGACGAGAGAGTGTGTTTCGTTTACCTtgttaaataaatgttcaaataatgAAGCGTCGTCCACCTCCATAGCTGTATGTTGTAGTACATTGTGGCGGCCGCGTTCTGTCGTTACTGATACAACAAAAATACCCATGTTGACACAACTTTTCTTCAGGTAAACCCTCGTGCTTTCATTGTGTTTGACAGTTCACATCACTGTTAAAAACGCGCTTCAGTTACTGTACTGTGACCTTCGTTTCAATCGTTCAATTGATCCAGAAAGGCGCTTTCTAAATTTTGAAATCGCGAGAATTTTTTCCGGATTCGTCATTTTTCGTTGACGAAAAAATAGGAGcggtaaatttttttttttaattttaattttgattttgataaaacaggaGCGGTAAATCCGACGAACAATAAATTAAATTGGTATGGCctaagctttgaatttaaagtgatggcttttggttaatagccaagtatagaaatcgtgctactcagaaatataaacaaataagatatagaataaagatcagggggagataactcaatgttatctcctccaccccctaatctccggtctttttgtaaaaaatgaagaaaaaaaggccgaacgagaaaaaaaaattatgagtggagccattatttagataaaagagtcgaaacacagacacagaacacggaactgggcaagtgacaacaaaaaataaccagatatatcaccaaacactgaactggggtagtgacaacagaacaaccaaacatatcaccgaataccgaatcggggtagtgacaacagaacaaccagacacacacccacacattgaaccggggtagtgccagcagtacaaccagcataccaccgtaccccgacccacgatatataccgctacaattgaaatatagaatgtatgtccgtatctgtccggtctatggtcctccttgtaacactacatgtgtcatattttcatcatcaatcccccctgaatctcaatttctctctaaattctgctacaatgcctccaagatgagaatcccgtccgaaaatgtgctagtcggtcccatcatctggtttccagggacgctagatggcacaaaatgtcatatgcggtagctatatatgtagagaccaaccaaccaattgttttcccatataccttagtgttaacgttttggattatttcattcaaattcttgaattgaatatgacgattacggtttataataaaagtttagggtctgatataacacctaatcaaaaaaaaaaagttgggtccttcagctcaaattttctccagggtagccattttgaaaataggtgaatttcgcagtaaaaattctcaaaaatcttaatgtttacctgtttactattattacgtgaacttttgagagaaaaaaacaatcggacttcagaaatttatatcaacatttcttattgatagttacctatcaggctacatatctattttctctcTTCATAACATagctcaacgttctatacacagggggctgtttcaaaaatatattttttcaattggttggttgttccctataaagaaatagcgataacaatcgTCAACTGTGAAAATCCGAGATGGCCACCTGTTGACCATTTTGTTATCTgaatcagactcaaaattgatgatgattgataatcAAAATAGAAAGTTGCTGTGGAAAAGTTCGCAAATTACAGCAACCTTGATTAAGAAgttagtttaaacagtattttattcaaGATATGGCAgtgacaaaataatacaaaaacaacaaaaaggaTTCGAAAACAAGTACAAAAGTACTTATATCAATTTGTCTCCTTATTAATAAAGCTGGCAGTAGGACGGcactgttacatatattttcatAGTATAATAGAcagaaaagaagaagaagaaatcaGTAGGGAGGGGGGTGGGGGCACAAGGAGTGCATCGAAAGAAAGTGGTTGCGAAGAGAATATCAAAAAGAACTGCATTACTCTATATAACGATACATTAAATACATTGGAAATCTCTAAATTACCTTATATTGATTCCAATCAAAAAGTATACTGATATCCTGTAAAATGCAAGAGTGTTGAAGGctatattaatttcaatataaacAAGACTCATTAAGTCAAAATGTCACAAGTGTTGTCGAACAACATAGGTTTTAAAGttaatgtacattgtttaaACAAACGCAATAATTACACAATTCTCACCAAGTACCTGAGTGTCGATCTCTCTATGAGAACACGTTGGTACTCTATAAGCTGCTGGGCAGCTTGTTGCTTGGGTTTGGTGAGATACTAATATTTGTTATAGACATGCAGGGGACGTACACCTCATCTTGCTTTGGGGAATTAGCTTTGTTTAGATGCCTCTGATGCCTGATTGTCCATTTCTTTAGTCGGTATTGAAGTCTCTGATAAAAACAAGCACTGACGATCTTTCTGGTTCCATGattattaagttttatttctgtCTCCAAAAGTTCCGAA from Pecten maximus unplaced genomic scaffold, xPecMax1.1, whole genome shotgun sequence carries:
- the LOC117319370 gene encoding putative nuclease HARBI1 yields the protein MCEELMPKYIKWPQGEHVSEVVKGFKALKHFPGVIGAIDCSQIQIKTPKYCPENYINRKSFPSVNLQAVCDSNMNILDVHSGWPGSVHDSRVFKNSNLYHRIQNDPDQVFPHNTHLIGDAAFGLETWMMTPFKDYGNLQARQRCYNYLQSSTRMVIERTFGALKGRFRSLKYLDMQNERIVKVILSYCVLHQLCLKHGDDGTQYIEEGIEEDTNASVEVMNGATNAEEKRTIIVQNL